In a single window of the Fusarium falciforme chromosome 3, complete sequence genome:
- a CDS encoding Glucosidase 2 subunit beta, whose amino-acid sequence MQHPSSVALLSAIYAFTLAAAGSLPRGVGPEFAAHYDGKESFSCITNAAIKLSLSQINDNSCDCPDGSDEPGTAACANIDPLSPEQPLAGSASGTTNTTNALPGFWCANEGHIGMYVPFSYVNDGVCDYDICCDGTEEYSGVGGVKCENRCAEIGKEYRRLEEEKRKNMEKASKQRDILIKEAQSLRQQVEAKVADLKKEIANLEAKREELAKKHREVEQEEKGKVVRGEGSGGKLGVLVGLAKARVNELRDTLNNVVDQRDALKDRVGELEELLTKFKSEYNPNFNDEGVKSAIRSFEDYSARVESEKGQRQDVNDADLLSVLREDSESNGVNWKEFEEADGSDTDIIYNFEAYLPSFARSLLHGTLDSLRVWLVTNGLLADNTAPGQESTLVRAAREALAAADRDLEKKAKSLESEQADLDKDYGPEGIFRALKGKCISLDAGEYTYEHCWLDKTMQKSKKGHGHSSMGFFNRIDSDIADDEERLDGKSLGKGERIVLRYEDGQQCWNGPKRRTDVWLGCSETEELWRVSEAEKCVYKMEVGTPAACDFQEVAARQAFRGKDEL is encoded by the exons ATGCAGCATCCAAGCTCCGTGGCGCTGCTGAGCGCTATCTACGCCTTTACATTGGCCGCTGCTGGCAGTCTGCCAAGAGGTGTAGGCCCTGAAT TCGCCGCTCACTACGATGGCAAGGAGTCCTTCTCTTGCATCACAAACGCCGCCATCAAGCTGAGCTTGAGCCAGATCAATGATAACTCGTGCGATTGTCCCGACGGCTCCGACGAACCTGGCACCGCTGCCTGCGCCAACATCGATCCTCTCTCCCCCGAGCAGCCCCTTGCCGGTTCCGCCTCTGGCACGACCAACACTACCAATGCTCTTCCTGGCTTCTGGTGCGCCAATGAGGGTCACATTGGCATGTACGTGCCTTTCAGTTATGTCAATGACGGCGTGTGCGATTACGATATCTGCTGTGATGGCACCGAGGAGTACAGTGGTGTAGGCGGTGTCAAGTGTGAGAACCGATGTGCCGAGATTGGCAAGGAATACAGAAGGTtagaagaagagaagcgaAAGAATATGGAAAAGGCATCCAAGCAACGAGACATTCTCATCAAGGAAGCTCAGTCTCTCCGTCAACAGGTCGAAGCCAAGGTCGCCgacctcaagaaggagattgccaacctcgaggccaagagagAAGAGCTAGCCAAGAAGCACCGCGAAGTCGAGCAGGAGGAAAAGGGCAAGGTCGTCCGCGGCGAAGGCAGCGGTGGAAAGCTGGGTGTTCTCGTCGGATTGGCCAAGGCACGCGTCAACGAGCTCAGGGATACACTCAACAACGTCGTCGACCAGCGCGACGCGCTCAAGGACCGAGTCGgtgagctggaggagctccTGACAAAGTTCAAGTCCGAGTATAACCCCAACTTCAACGATGAGGGTGTCAAATCTGCCATCAGGTCTTTTGAGGACTACTCGGCTCGTGTCGAGTCTGAGAAGGGTCAGAGGCAAGACGTTAATGACGCTGATCTCTTGAGTGTCCTCAGGGAGGATAGCGAGAGCAATGGAGTTAACTGGAAGGAGTTTGAGGAGGCTGACGGCAGCGACACCGACATCA TCTACAACTTTGAAGCCTACCTCCCATCCTTCGCCCGCTCCCTCCTCCACGGCACCCTCGACTCCCTCCGCGTCTGGCTCGTCACAAACGGTCTCCTCGCCGACAACACAGCCCCCGGCCAAGAATCCACCCTCGTCCGCGCCGCCCGCGAGGCCCTCGCAGCCGCCGACAGAgacctcgagaagaaggccaagtccCTCGAGTCAGAGCAGGCAGACCTCGACAAGGACTACGGCCCGGAGGGCATCTTCCGCGCCCTCAAGGGCAAGTGCATCAGCCTCGATGCGGGAGAGTACACATACGAGCACTGCTGGCTCGACAAGACGATGCAAAAGTCAAAGAAGGGCCACGGCCACAGCTCCATGGGTTTCTTCAACCGCATCGACAGCGACatcgccgacgacgaggagcgCCTCGACGGAAAGAGCCTCGGCAAGGGAGAGCGCATTGTTCTCCGGTACGAGGATGGACAGCAGTGCTGGAACGGCCCCAAGAGGCGGACCGACGTTTGGCTGGGCTGCTCAGAGACCGAGGAGCTCTGGAGGGTCAGCGAGGCGGAAAAGTGTGTCTACAAGATGGAGGTTGGAACGCCGGCTGCCTGTGACTTTCAGGAGGTCGCTGCGAGGCAGGCCTTTCGAGGAAAGGATGAGCTATAA
- a CDS encoding Non-specific serine/threonine protein kinase → MAQAQQVALERLEYITRGLRSRSGDDVRKRSAIQLRELVVVCHRDLSPDQFIAFYNAVNNKITHLITHGNDSSERLGGIYALDALIDFEGVDMSAKYTRFTQNLKTILRGKDINPMQPAAIALGKLCRPGGSLISELVDSEVNTALEWLQNDRVEERRYSAVLVLRELARSAPTLMYQYIPTIFDWIWVGLRDSRQLIRATSAETVSACFRILRERDQEMKQLWMSKIYNEAKQGLKVNTVESVHGSLLVLKELLEQGAMYMQEHYQQACEIVFKHKDHRDPTIRKTVVLLIPDLASYSPADFAHTWLHKFMVYLSGMLKKDKERNDAFLAIGNIANSVKSAIAPYLDGVLIYVREGLSIQSRKRGSVDPVFDCISRLAVAVGQTLSKYMEALLDPIFACDLTPKLTQALVDMAFYIPPVKPTIQERLLDMLSVVLCGEPFKPLGAPQPNTLNSVPIIPKDAKDPLAYEHRRAEVKLALNTLGSFDFSGHVLNEFVRDVAIKYVEDEDPEIREAAALTCCQLYVRDPIVNQTSYHALQVVGDVIEKLLTVGVSDPEPNIRRTVLAALDERFDRHLAKAENIRILFFALNDEVFSIREVAISIIGRLARYNPAYVIPSLRKTLIQMLTELEFSDVARSKEESAKLLSLLVQNAQSLIKPYVEPMISVLLPKANDSNPSVAATILKAIGELATVGGEDMLPYKDRLMPLIIDALQDQSSNSKREAALHALGQLASNSGYVIEPYLEYPQLLEILQSIIRTEGQRAPLRQETIKLMGILGALDPYKHQVEERTPDARRLESNQMTDISLMMTGLTPSNKEYFPTVVINALLQILKDPSLVQHHAAVIEAIMNIFRTLGLECVSFLDRIIPAFLHVIRSATSTRLESYFNQLATLVSIVRQHIRNYLPDIVEILQEYWHTSPSLQTTIMSLVEAISRSLEGEFKIYLASLLPLMLGVLDKDTSAKRTPSERVMHAFLVFGASAEEYMHLIIPVIVRTFEKQGQPTFIRKQAIDTIGKISRQVNLNDYAAKIIHPLTRVLDMGEPQLRLAALDTLCALIQQLGKDYLHFMGTVNKTINQHQIQHPNYELFVSKLQKGEVLPQDLSSADRFADGSEEPTFADQGTKKLEMNAIHLKAAWDTKGKSTKEDWQEWLRRFSTTLLTESPNHALRACASLASVYLPLARELFNSAFVSCWSELYEQFQDELIQNIESAIKSENVPPDLLGLLLNLAEFMEHDDKALPIDIRVLGREAARCHAYAKALHYKELEFLQDQSSGAVEALIVINNQLQQSDAAIGILRKAQLYKEGIQLRETWFEKLERWEEALAFYNKRESEVPEDQAIPVDIVMGKMRCLHALGEWEALATLTGSTWANSTPEVQRMIAPLATAAAWGLNKWDSMDNYLSSLKRYSPDRSFFGAILALHRNQFREAIACVQQAREGLDTELSALVSESYNRAYQVVVRVQMLAELEELIVYKQCDEKKQAIMRRTWETRLKGCQRNVEVWQRMLRLRAIVIAPSENMHMWIKFANLCRKSGRMGLAEKSLKQLIGSDAPLESMIPYWNERPTAPGPRNTAAQVIYAVLKYQWELGQQPGYKLSGTAEKTLYCLRKFTNDAAHRLDIARAHLSAQTGGDMGMATEYGFQNQMDPSLMSPQTQRALYDQTVLLAKCYLRQGEWLIALNKDDWQYTQVQDILTSYSQATKYNPRWYKAWHAWALANFEIVQALSARNEGHLSRTDQAMVIEHVVPAVKGFFKSIALSAGSSLQDTLRLLTLWFTHGGSADVNAAVTEGFANVSVDTWLEVIPQLIARINQPNKRVQQSVHNLLADVGRAHPQALVYPLTVAMKSWQNTRRSRSAAQIMDSMRQHSANLVAQADTVSHELIRVAVLWHELWHEGLEEASRLYFGDHNIEGMFATLEPLHELLERGPETLREISFAQAFGRDLKEAQDWCRQYETSQDVNDLNQAWDLYYQVFRRISRQLPQVTTLELTYCSPKLLNAKNLDLAVPGTYKSGQPIVRIMSFETTFSVINSKQRPRKLNINGSDGKSSAFLLKGHEDIRQDERVMQLFGLCNTLLAHDSECYKRHLNIQRYPAIPLSQNSGLLGWVPNSDTLHVLIREYRESRKILLNIEHRIMLQMAPDYDNLTLMQKVEVFGYALDNTTGQDLYRVLWLKSKSSEAWLERRTNYTRSLGVMSMVGYILGLGDRHPSNLMLDRVTGKIIHIDFGDCFEVAMKREKYPERVPFRLTRMLTYAMEVSNIEGSFRITCENVMRVLRDNKESVMAVLEAFIHDPLLTWRLTNAASPAGPNFRSDRDAPIPGAGGARARRQSILDSDVAPSELLNAAETSAPPSRSRARTNSSAAQDGNPMVNGAQEVESQNARAVEVLDRVAQKLTGRDFKNNEELDVINQVNKLIMEATKLENLCQHYIGWCSFW, encoded by the exons ATGGCACAAGCACAGCAGGTCGCTTTAGAGCGGCTTGAATACATCACCCGTGGCCTTCGTTCGAG GAGCGGCGACGATGTGCGCAAGCGGTCTGCGATACAGCTTCGCGAGCTCGTAGTTGTCTGCCATCGAG ACCTGAGCCCCGATCAATTCATCGCCTTCTACAATGCCGTTAACAACAAGATTACGCACCTCATCACACATGGCAACGACTCTTCCGAACGCCTGGGCGGCATCTACGCTCTCGATGCGCTCATCGATTTCGAGGGCGTTGATATGTCCGCTAAATATACGCGTTTCACACAGAACTTGAAAACGATCCTCCGAGGAAAAGACATCAATCCGATGCAGCCTGCCGCGATCGCCCTGGGAAAGCTTTGTCGGCCTGGTGGTTCCTTGATATCTGAGTTGGTGGACTCGGAGGTCAACACAGCGCTCGAATGGCTCCAGAACGACCGTGTGGAGGAGCGACGATATAGTGCGGTGCTTGTTCTTCGAGAACTCGCTCGCAGCGCGCCGACTTTGATGTATCAATACATCCCGACCATCTTCGACTGGATCTGGGTTGGACTTAGGGATTCCAGACAGCTCATCCGTGCGACGTCGGCAGAGACAGTTAGCGCCTGCTTCCGAATCCTCCGCGAGCGAGACCAAGAGATGAAGCAGTTGTGGATGAGCAAGATTTACAATGAAGCGAAGCAAGGACTCAAGGTTAACACAGTCGAGTCCGTCCACGGTTCACTACTCGTCCTGaaggagctcctcgagcagGGAGCCATGTACATGCAGGAACACTACCAGCAGGCTTGTGAAATTGTTTTCAAGCACAAGGATCACCGCGACCCGACCATCAGAAAGACCGTGGTGCTTCTGATCCCCGATCTGGCCAGCTATTCCCCAGCTGACTTTGCTCACACATGGCTACACAAGTTCATGGTCTACTTGTCTGGCATGCTtaagaaggacaaggagcgTAATGACGCTTTCCTTGCCATCGGTAACATCGCCAACTCGGTCAAAAGCGCAATCGCTCCCTACCTCGATGGCGTGCTCATCTACGTGCGCGAAGGCCTCAGCATTCAGTCTCGTAAGAGAGGCTCAGTGGACCCCGTCTTTGACTGCATCAGCCGACTTGCCGTGGCTGTCGGCCAGACACTGAGCAAGTACATGGAAGCACTGCTGGACCCCATCTTTGCGTGTGACCTCACTCCCAAGCTCACCCAGGCCCTTGTCGACATGGCCTTCTATATCCCACCCGTCAAGCCGACAATCCAGGAGAGACTACTGGACATGCTCAGCGTAGTTCTGTGTGGTGAACCTTTCAAGCCTCTTGGCGCACCACAGCCAAACACACTCAACTCGGTGCCGATTATCCCCAAGGACGCCAAGGACCCCCTGGCTTATGAGCACCGGAGGGCCGAGGTGAAGCTGGCGCTTAACACTCTCGGAAGCTTCGACTTCTCCGGTCATGTTCTGAACGAGTTTGTGCGTGACGTGGCGATCAAGTacgtggaggatgaggatccGGAAATTCGTGAAGCTGCGGCCTTGACCTGCTGCCAGCTTTACGTCCGTGACCCCATTGTCAACCAGACCAGTTACCATGCGCTCCAGGTTGTCGGCGATGTCATTGAGAAGCTCTTGACCGTCGGAGTCTCAGACCCAGAACCTAACATCAGACGGACCGTCCTGGCGGCTCTTGACGAGCGATTTGACCGACATCTAGCCAAGGCGGAAAACATTCGCATCCTGTTCTTCGCTCTCAACGACGAGGTCTTTTCGATTCGAGAAGttgccatctccatcattgGTCGTCTGGCTAGATACAACCCGGCATATGTCATCCCTTCGCTTCGCAAGACTCTCATTCAGATGCTCACTGAGCTTGAGTTCTCCGACGTCGCCCGTAGCAAGGAAGAGAGTGCCAAGCTCCTGAGTCTCTTGGTTCAGAATGCGCAGTCCCTCATCAAGCCCTATGTCGAGCCCATGATTTCGGTTCTACTTCCCAAGGCGAACGACTCTAACCCTTCAGTGGCGGCCACCATTCTCAAGGCGATTGGTGAGCTTGCAACTGTGGGCGGCGAGGACATGCTGCCATACAAGGACCGCCTGATGCCGCTCATCATTGATGCGCTGCAAGACCAGAGCTCCAACTCGAAGCGAGAAGCTGCTCTGCACGCCCTGGGACAGTTGGCCAGCAACTCCGGCTATGTCATCGAGCCCTACCTTGAATATCCACAGCTCTTGGAGATTCTCCAGAGCATTATCCGAACCGAGGGACAACGAGCGCCATTGCGACAGGAAACCATCAAACTGATGGGTATCCTTGGTGCCCTCGATCCTTACAAGCATCAG GTCGAAGAACGAACACCAGATGCCCGACGTCTCGAGTCCAACCAGATGACAGACATCTCCCTCATGATGACGGGCTTGACTCCATCAAACAAGGAGTATTTCCCGACCGTCGTTATCAACGCGCTTCTGCAAATCCTCAAAGATCCATCTCTAGTCCAGCATCACGCAGCTGTGATTGAAGCGATTATGAACATCTTTCGCACCCTGGGACTGGAGTGTGTGTCGTTTCTTGATAGAATCATACCGGCCTTCCTCCATGTCATCAGGTCAGCTACCTCCACAAGATTGGAGTCCTACTTCAACCAGTTGGCAACTCTCGTCAGCATTGTCCGACAGCATATCAGAAATTATCTCCCGGACATTGTCGAGATCTTGCAAGAATACTGGCATACCTCACCATCGCTTCAGACCACCATCATGTCTCTTGTTGAGGCCATCTCGAGATCTCTTGAGGGAGAGTTCAAGATTTACCTGGCCAGTCTTCTTCCGCTGATGCTCGGCGTTCTTGACAAGGACACCTCTGCCAAGCGCACCCCATCGGAGAGGGTGATGCATGCTTTCCTGGTGTTCGGTGCGAGTGCCGAAGAGTACATGCATCTCATCATTCCTGTGATTGTCCGCACATTCGAGAAGCAGGGCCAGCCTACCTTCATTCGAAAGCAGGCTATCGACACAATTGGAAAGATCTCGCGTCAAGTCAACCTCAATGACTACGCTGCAAAGATTATCCACCCCTTGACACGTGTGTTGGACATGGGAGAGCCTCAGCTGCGACTGGCTGCTCTAGACACCCTCTGCGCCCTCATCCAGCAGCTGGGCAAGGATTACCTCCACTTTATGGGTACCGTCAACAAGACTATCAACCAGCATCAGATCCAGCACCCCAACTACGAGCTTTTTGTCAGCAAGCTCCAGAAAGGCGAGGTTCTGCCTCAGGATCTGAGCTCTGCCGACCGATTTGCCGATGGATCGGAGGAGCCCACCTTTGCTGATCAAGGAAcgaagaagctggagatgaACGCCATTCATCTCAAGGCTGCTTGGGACACTAAGGGCAAGTCGACCAAGGAAGATTGGCAAGAATGGCTGCGACGATTCAGCACAACTCTCCTGACTGAATCCCCGAACCACGCCTTGCGAGCCTGTGCTAGTCTCGCAAGCGTTTACCTGCCTCTAGCACGAGAACTGTTCAACTCGGCGTTTGTGTCATGCTGGAGCGAGCTGTACGAACAGTTCCAGGACGAGCTCATCCAGAACATCGAAAGCGCCATCAAGTCAGAGAATGTCCCACCTGATCTGCTTGGACTTCTGCTCAACCTTGCCGAGTTTATGGAGCATGACGACAAGGCTTTGCCGATTGACATTCGGGTGCTGGGTAGGGAGGCTGCTCGCTGTCACGCCTATGCAAAGGCCTTGCACTACAAGGAACTCGAGTTCTTGCAGGACCAGAGCAGTGGCGCTGTCGAGGCCCTGATCGTTATCAACAACCAGCTTCAGCAGTCTGATGCTGCTATCGGTATTCTCCGCAAAGCTCAATTGTATAAGGAAGGCATTCAGCTGCGGGAGACATGGTTCGAGAAGTTGGAGCGATGGGAGGAAGCACTGGCTTTCTACAACAAGCGAGAGTCGGAGGTGCCTGAAGACCAGGCGATTCCTGTCGACATTGTCATGGGTAAGATGCGTTGTTTGCACGCCCTGGGCGAGTGGGAAGCACTGGCTACCTTGACGGGCAGCACCTGGGCCAACTCGACGCCCGAGGTCCAGAGGATGATAGCGCCCCTCGCCACGGCTGCTGCATGGGGTCTGAATAAGTGGGACTCCATGGACAACTATCTCTCGTCACTCAAGAGGTACTCGCCTGACCGATCATTCTTTGGAGCAATCTTGGCTCTCCACCGTAACCAGTTCCGTGAGGCCATCGCCTGCGTGCAGCAAGCCCGAGAAGGACTGGACACCGAGCTGAGCGCGTTGGTTAGCGAGTCGTACAACCGAGCGTACCAGGTTGTGGTCCGAGTCCAGATGCTcgctgagctggaggagctcatcGTCTACAAGCAATGtgacgagaagaagcaggccaTCATGAGGCGAACCTGGGAGACTCGACTGAAGGGTTGCCAGAGGAACGTCGAGGTTTGGCAGCGCATGCTGCGACTGCGTGCTATAGTGATTGCACCGTCGGAGAACATGCACATGTGGATCAAGTTTGCCAACCTGTGCCGCAAGTCTGGCAGAATGGGACTGGCCGAGAAGTCGCTCAAGCAACTCATTGGCAGCGACGCTCCTCTAGAGTCTATGATCCCCTACTGGAACGAGAGGCCGACGGCGCCCGGGCCTAGGAACACGGCGGCGCAAGTCATCTACGCTGTGCTCAAGTATCAGTGGGAGCTAGGACAGCAGCCCGGTTATAAGTTGTCTGGTACCGCTGAGAAGACTCTGTACTGCCTGCGCAAGTTTACCAACGATGCCGCCCATCGCCTGGATATCGCTAGGGCCCATCTCAGTGCTCAGACTGGCGGCGATATGGGTATGGCCACCGAGTATGGCTTCCAGAATCAGATGGACCCTTCCCTCATGAGCCCACAGACTCAACGCGCCTTGTATGACCAGACGGTGCTGCTGGCCAAATGCTACCTCAGACAGGGCGAGTGGTTGATTGCTCTCAACAAGGACGACTGGCAATACACCCAGGTCCAGGACATTCTTACCTCCTACTCGCAAGCGACAAAGTACAACCCTCGATGGTATAAGGCCTGGCATGCCTGGGCACTAGCCAACTTTGAGATTGTCCAGGCGCTGTCAGCGAGAAACGAAGGCCACTTGTCAAGGACGGATCAGGCTATGGTGATAGAACACGTTGTCCCGGCCGTCAAGGGCTTCTTCAAGTCGATTGCCCTGTCAGCGGGAAGCTCGCTGCAGGATACCCTCCGGTTGCTCACGCTCTGGTTCACACATGGAGGCAGTGCCGATGTCAACGCGGCCGTGACAGAAGGCTTTGCCAACGTCAGCGTCGACACATGGCTGGAGGTCATTCCTCAGCTCATTGCCAGAATCAACCAGCCTAACAAGCGCGTCCAGCAGTCCGTTCATAACCTGCTCGCTGATGTCGGACGAGCTCACCCCCAGGCTCTGGTGTACCCTCTGACCGTGGCTATGAAGTCGTGGCAGAATACCCGTAGATCGCGCTCTGCCGCCCAGATTATGGACAGCATGCGACAGCACAGCGCGAACCTGGTTGCCCAGGCTGACACGGTCAGTCATGAGCTGATCCGTGTGGCTGTCTTGTGGCATGAGCTCTGGCACGAGGGACTGGAAGAAGCATCTCGACTGTACTTTGGCGATCACAACATTGAAGGGATGTTTGCGACTCTTGAGCCACTGcacgagcttctcgagcgagGACCCGAGACCCTTCGAGAGATCTCTTTTGCCCAGGCCTTTGGCCGGGATCTGAAGGAGGCTCAAGATTGGTGCCGACAATACGAGACAAGCCAGGATGTCAACGATCTTAACCAAGCCTGGGACCTGTACTATCAGGTTTTCCGCAGGATCAGCAGACAGCTACCTCAGGTTACGACCCTGGAGTTGACCTATTGCTCACCCAAGCTGCTTAACGCCAAGAACCTTGACCTGGCTGTCCCCGGAACGTACAAGAGCGGACAGCCGATCGTGAGGATAATGTCCTTCGAGACGACGTTTAGCGTTATCAACTCTAAGCAGCGGCCGCGGAAGCTCAACATCAACGGCAGCGATGGCAAGTCATCAGCCTTCCTGCTCAAGGGCCACGAAGATATTCGCCAGGACGAACGAGTTATGCAGCTGTTTGGCCTGTGCAACACCCTCCTGGCCCACGACTCGGAGTGCTACAAGCGCCACCTCAACATCCAGCGGTATCCGGCCATCCCGCTATCGCAGAATAGTGGTCTGCTGGGTTGGGTTCCCAACAGCGATACTCTCCACGTGCTGATTAGGGAATACCGCGAGAGTCGCAAGATCCTGCTCAACATTGAGCACCGCATCATGCTCCAGATGGCGCCCGATTACGACAACCTGACCTTGATGCAGAAAGTCGAGGTCTTTGGTTATGCGCTTGACAACACAACGGGCCAAGATCTGTACCGTGTGCTGTGgctcaagtccaagtcgTCAGAGGCCTGGCTTGAGAGAAGAACAAACTACACACGCTCGCTGGGTGTCATGTCCATGGTGGGCTACATCCTGGGTCTGGGAGATCGTCATCCTTCCAACCTGATGCTCGACCGAGTCACCGGCAAGATCATCCACATTGATTTCGGTGACTGTTTCGAGGTTGCCATGAAGCGAGAGAAATACCCCGAGCGCGTTCCCTTCCGACTGACTCGCATGCTGACGTATGCGATGGAGGTCAGCAACATTGAGGGTAGTTTCAGGATTACATGCGAGAATGTGATGAGGGTGTTGAGAGACAACAAGGAGAGTGTCATGGCTGTTCTGGAAGCG TTCATCCATGACCCCCTTCTTACCTGGAGATTGACCAACGCTGCCTCGCCAGCAGGCCCCAACTTCCGCTCTGATAGAGACGCACCGATCCCTGGCgcaggaggagctcgagctAGACGCCAGTCCATCCTCGACAGCGACGTTGCACCCTCTGAACTCCTCAACGCAGCTGAGACCTCTGCACCACCATCACGAAGCCGGGCCAGGACCAACAGCTCAGCAGCGCAAGACGGCAACCCCATGGTTAACGGCGCCCAGGAGGTGGAGAGCCAGAACGCGCGGGCAGTCGAGGTGCTGGACCGCGTGGCGCAGAAGCTCACGGGTCGGGACTTCAAGAACAATGAAGAACTCGACGTGATCAACCAGGtcaacaagctcatcatGGAGGCGACCAAGCTGGAGAATCTGTGCCAGCACTATATCGGATGGTGCAGCTTCTGGTAG
- a CDS encoding Replication termination factor 2 — protein MGNDGGSIPKRRELVKNAARAPTVSELKATALESLAHAWAHCALSGEPLDIDTVVSDWRGRLYNYEAILKGLMPSDDPNDVTPSSLGIKSLRDVAKLKVSKNGSKWVCPISMKELGPAVKAVYLVPCGHVFADVAMKEIQEKACPECGVEFSEDNIITVLATTETDVERLEKRMEKLKGQGLTHTLKKDKSEKKKKRKGDDVKEEEAKAAGKENGKSGKKEDSRISGINNSFAASLTAKVLAEQDERNKRRKLVAEAARG, from the coding sequence ATGGGTAATGACGGTGGCTCGATTCCCAAGCGTCGCGAGCTTGTCAAGAACGCAGCGCGTGCCCCGACCGTTTCCGAACTGAAAGCCACCGCGCTCGAATCGCTTGCTCATGCATGGGCTCACTGCGCTCTCAGTGGCGAACCCCTCGACATCGACACCGTCGTCTCGGACTGGCGCGGGCGCCTTTACAACTACGAAGCGATCCTAAAAGGATTGATGCCGTCAGACGATCCGAACGATGTCACACCCTCAAGTTTAGGAATCAAGTCTCTGCGAGATGTGGCAAAGCTGAAGGTGTCCAAGAACGGCAGCAAGTGGGTGTGCCCCATCTCGATGAAGGAGCTGGGTCCTGCCGTCAAGGCTGTCTACCTAGTTCCTTGCGGGCACGTATTCGCCGACGTGGCAATGAAGGAGATCCAAGAAAAGGCATGTCCGGAGTGTGGTGTGGAGTTCAGCGAGGACAACATCATTACGGTCCTGGCGACCACGGAGACGGATGTCGAGCGACTAGAGAAGCGAatggagaagctcaagggccaAGGGTTGACACATACATTGAAGAAGGACAAGtcagaaaagaagaagaagcgcaagggtgATGATGtaaaggaggaggaggccaaagCCGCAGGCAAGGAGAACGGTAAGtcggggaagaaggaggactCCAGGATCAGCGGCATCAACAACTCGTTTGCAGCCTCGTTGACGGCCAAGGTCTTGGCTGAACAAGATGAGCGGAATAAACGGAGAAAGCTGGTGGCAGAGGCGGCCAGAGGTTGA